One segment of Psychromonas sp. psych-6C06 DNA contains the following:
- the dndB gene encoding DNA sulfur modification protein DndB translates to MSRTLRTLVLTNKHIFRKNMDDKYFEVLSMQTIVSGTSFPAIKGTQAGNEYYTVMCPLKRLMKVFTLDESILPVEKRAQRVINEDRIPEITNYILDNRYGYVFSALTACIDGKSEFIGIGESKHEQKIGTLLIDEDAEIYITDGQHRNAAILEALKEDPSLANETISIVFFANKTLAERQRIFKDLNLYPVKTDTSLSITYDDKPHAILSKTIIYQSKNLSKLVHMEKSNLGSRSKKLISHSAVNKATKQLVGKIDKDNYQSLIPIASEYWEEVIKNMPAWLLVCRDEVSSKELREEGIHAHSVTFQALGIVGSYLLKNDKNWKQTLIRLKQINWDKSNQADWESRCVVNGGMNNNSQSAKLTANKIKHYLEIPLNEKEQADEEKLQRARNV, encoded by the coding sequence ATGTCACGTACATTACGCACTCTTGTTCTTACGAACAAGCATATATTTCGTAAGAACATGGATGATAAGTATTTTGAGGTTTTAAGTATGCAAACAATAGTATCGGGTACTTCGTTTCCTGCAATTAAAGGTACTCAGGCTGGTAATGAATATTACACGGTTATGTGCCCTCTAAAAAGGTTAATGAAAGTTTTTACTTTAGATGAAAGCATATTGCCTGTAGAGAAACGAGCGCAACGTGTTATTAATGAAGATCGAATTCCTGAAATTACTAACTACATCTTAGATAACCGCTATGGTTATGTGTTTTCTGCATTAACTGCTTGTATCGATGGTAAAAGTGAATTCATTGGCATAGGCGAATCTAAACACGAACAAAAAATTGGTACTCTTTTAATTGATGAAGATGCAGAAATCTATATCACTGATGGTCAACATCGAAATGCTGCAATATTAGAAGCATTAAAAGAGGATCCTTCATTAGCAAATGAAACTATATCTATTGTTTTTTTTGCAAATAAAACCCTTGCAGAGAGGCAGCGAATATTTAAAGATCTAAATCTATACCCTGTTAAAACAGATACTTCATTAAGCATTACTTACGACGATAAGCCTCATGCTATTTTGTCAAAAACAATCATATATCAAAGTAAAAACCTATCGAAACTTGTGCATATGGAAAAAAGCAACTTAGGCTCTCGATCCAAAAAATTAATCAGCCATAGTGCTGTAAATAAAGCAACAAAGCAGTTAGTTGGCAAAATCGATAAAGATAATTATCAGAGCCTAATTCCAATTGCATCTGAATACTGGGAAGAAGTAATTAAGAACATGCCAGCTTGGTTATTAGTATGCCGAGATGAAGTTTCGAGCAAAGAACTAAGAGAAGAGGGCATTCATGCTCATTCAGTTACTTTTCAAGCCCTCGGTATCGTCGGTTCATATTTATTGAAAAATGATAAAAATTGGAAGCAAACATTAATAAGGTTAAAACAAATTAATTGGGATAAATCTAACCAGGCAGACTGGGAGAGTCGATGTGTAGTGAATGGTGGTATGAATAATAATTCCCAATCAGCAAAGCTAACAGCCAATAAAATAAAGCATTATCTCGAAATACCGCTTAATGAAAAAGAACAAGCCGACGAAGAAAAATTACAAAGGGCAAGAAATGTCTAG
- a CDS encoding transposase, translated as MAFIESLKEAHERFGLVSHAVCLMPNHYHLLVQSPRANLSRCMRHINGVYTQRFNRLGKTDGPLFRGRYKALIMDVDNYFLQVFRYIHRNPIDCAIPLVDQLDTFKWSSFPAYVVKDIFVEWLQRDFTLAQFDDKWQRYNHFVHNDTSHEVKDILDKTRWPAILGSQCCVEQKNSVTVNHINKLQNSLPDIETVIAIAFNMGHVSGINQLINKLKARLDSNNELKEKLKLLTQILTP; from the coding sequence CTGGCATTTATAGAGTCATTAAAAGAAGCACATGAGAGATTTGGTTTGGTGAGCCACGCTGTTTGTCTTATGCCCAATCACTATCATCTTTTAGTTCAAAGCCCCAGAGCGAATTTAAGTCGTTGCATGCGACACATCAACGGCGTTTATACTCAAAGGTTTAATCGATTAGGTAAAACCGATGGCCCTTTGTTTCGTGGACGTTATAAAGCTCTGATTATGGATGTCGATAACTACTTTCTTCAAGTGTTCCGTTATATACATCGTAATCCCATCGATTGCGCTATCCCTTTAGTTGACCAATTAGATACATTTAAATGGTCAAGCTTTCCAGCTTATGTAGTCAAGGATATTTTTGTTGAATGGTTGCAACGGGATTTTACGTTAGCGCAGTTTGACGATAAGTGGCAACGGTATAACCATTTTGTGCATAATGACACCAGTCATGAAGTAAAAGATATTTTAGATAAAACAAGATGGCCTGCCATTTTAGGTTCTCAATGTTGTGTTGAGCAGAAAAATTCTGTCACAGTCAATCATATTAATAAATTACAAAATAGTTTACCGGATATTGAAACTGTAATAGCAATCGCCTTTAATATGGGTCATGTAAGCGGTATCAATCAGTTAATAAATAAGTTGAAGGCTCGTTTAGATTCAAATAACGAATTAAAAGAAAAATTAAAGTTATTAACTCAAATCTTGACCCCTTAA
- a CDS encoding transporter substrate-binding domain-containing protein → MKASLVLILFWLSASAFACPTKLRIGWTEWAPLHYMEEGELRGKSTDIIKTVLGKMGCQYTFIETPWVRLMRELEVGNIDIIAGVTFSDERAKFAWFSHVTDSESLQFFGRKDDPRLTHINTLDALLAQKLRIGLRHKVEYGETLMAQLEDQEVMYFNKGQLDKLLLRRRIDVIIFNDHVADMAFNQENLVSLNLPDLQVNITHLMLSKKTIDKHFLKKMNIAIDELTEQGVLRNIHMRYENY, encoded by the coding sequence TTGAAAGCAAGTTTGGTTCTGATTCTTTTTTGGTTGAGTGCTTCTGCATTCGCTTGTCCAACTAAACTTCGTATTGGCTGGACAGAGTGGGCGCCTCTTCATTACATGGAGGAGGGGGAATTGCGTGGTAAAAGCACCGATATAATAAAAACAGTGCTTGGTAAAATGGGCTGTCAATACACGTTTATTGAAACGCCATGGGTACGTTTAATGCGTGAGTTGGAAGTTGGTAATATTGATATTATCGCAGGGGTGACTTTTTCTGATGAACGCGCTAAATTTGCATGGTTTTCACATGTCACCGATTCTGAATCGCTTCAGTTTTTTGGTCGAAAAGATGATCCCCGTTTGACTCATATTAACACTCTGGATGCTCTTTTAGCGCAAAAGTTACGCATTGGTTTACGTCATAAAGTGGAATATGGTGAAACATTAATGGCGCAATTAGAAGACCAAGAGGTGATGTATTTTAATAAAGGTCAGTTGGATAAATTATTACTTCGTCGGCGTATTGATGTGATCATTTTTAATGATCATGTTGCGGACATGGCTTTTAACCAAGAAAATTTAGTCTCGTTAAACTTACCTGATTTACAAGTGAATATAACGCATCTGATGCTAAGTAAAAAAACGATTGATAAGCACTTTTTGAAAAAAATGAACATCGCGATTGATGAGCTTACTGAACAGGGGGTATTAAGAAATATACACATGCGCTACGAAAATTATTAA
- a CDS encoding transposase: MPRPLRLEYENACYHVMNRGRGRQRIFYDDSCYLAFIESLKEAHERFGLVIHAYCLMPNHYHLLVQTPRANLSRCMRHINGVYTQRFNRLRKTDGPLFRGRYKALIVDVDNYFLQVSRYIHRNPIDCAIPLVDQLDTFKWSSFPAYVDKDIFVEWLQRDFTLAQFDDNQQRYNHFVHNDTDHEVKDILDKTRWPAILGSQCFVEQIKAEQKNSVTVNRINKLQNSLPEIETVIAQTAKLFLVGTKSIAFARRGRGTENLPRWCAIYLAREIGDHPLNAIASAFNMGHVSGINQVIKKLKARLDSDNDLKEKLKLLTQVLTP; encoded by the coding sequence ATGCCTCGGCCATTACGATTGGAATATGAAAATGCCTGTTATCATGTTATGAATCGTGGTCGTGGTAGACAGAGAATTTTTTATGATGATAGTTGTTATCTGGCATTTATAGAGTCATTAAAAGAAGCACATGAGAGATTCGGTTTGGTGATACACGCTTATTGTCTTATGCCCAATCACTATCATCTTTTAGTTCAAACTCCCAGAGCGAATTTAAGTCGTTGCATGCGACACATTAACGGTGTTTATACTCAAAGGTTTAATCGATTACGTAAAACAGATGGCCCTTTGTTTCGTGGACGTTATAAAGCTCTGATTGTGGATGTCGATAACTACTTTCTTCAAGTGTCCCGTTATATACATCGCAACCCCATCGATTGCGCGATCCCTTTAGTTGACCAATTAGATACATTTAAATGGTCAAGCTTTCCAGCTTATGTAGACAAGGATATTTTTGTTGAATGGTTGCAACGGGATTTTACGTTAGCTCAGTTTGACGATAATCAGCAACGGTATAACCATTTTGTACATAATGACACCGATCATGAAGTAAAAGATATTTTAGATAAAACAAGATGGCCTGCCATTTTAGGTTCTCAATGCTTTGTTGAGCAGATAAAAGCAGAGCAGAAAAATTCTGTCACAGTCAATCGTATTAATAAATTACAAAATAGTTTACCGGAAATTGAAACTGTAATAGCGCAAACAGCAAAATTATTTTTGGTAGGAACTAAATCAATCGCCTTTGCACGGAGAGGGCGAGGGACAGAAAATCTTCCTCGATGGTGTGCCATTTATCTTGCTCGGGAAATCGGTGATCATCCACTAAATGCAATAGCAAGCGCCTTTAATATGGGTCATGTTAGCGGTATTAATCAAGTAATAAAAAAGTTGAAGGCTCGTTTAGATTCAGATAACGACCTAAAAGAAAAATTAAAGCTATTAACTCAAGTCTTGACCCCTTAA
- the argJ gene encoding bifunctional glutamate N-acetyltransferase/amino-acid acetyltransferase ArgJ gives MPVNLPVIDPASLHPVTGVRLGWAKGEIKYVDRKDTLIVEIAENSAVSGVFTLNRYCAAPVTLCRSHLKSAKGIRALVVNTGNANAGTGEQGMNDAIKTCNTVAEIMEITPEQVLPFSTGVILETLPMDKLLPALPLAKDNLTADNWADAAEAIMTTDVAPKATSTKIMVNGEEITITGMSKGAGMIHPNMATMLSYMATDANISQGLLDEITQEIADKSFNCISVDGDTSTNDSFIIIATGKGQQQQISTREDSGFTAIYETLLETAQFLAKAIVRDGEGATKFISVDVQGAKSLEEAKALGYAIAKSPLVKTAFFASDPNLGRLLAAIGYANRECSSLDDLDTETISLYLGDVKVAENGGFAKGYTEEKGQAVMNQAEITVTLKLDRGEASTTIWTCDFSYDYVKINAEYRT, from the coding sequence ATGCCTGTGAATTTACCTGTTATTGATCCTGCTAGTCTTCATCCAGTTACTGGTGTTCGTTTAGGCTGGGCAAAAGGTGAAATAAAATACGTCGACAGAAAAGATACCCTCATCGTAGAAATTGCAGAAAATAGCGCAGTTTCAGGTGTTTTTACATTGAACCGATATTGCGCAGCCCCCGTCACCCTATGCAGAAGCCACTTAAAATCAGCTAAAGGGATTCGCGCTTTGGTAGTGAATACCGGTAATGCAAATGCAGGCACAGGTGAACAAGGCATGAATGACGCGATAAAAACCTGTAATACCGTGGCGGAAATTATGGAGATAACTCCGGAGCAAGTATTACCCTTTTCAACAGGCGTTATTTTAGAAACACTGCCCATGGATAAGTTATTGCCAGCCTTACCCCTTGCAAAAGATAACTTAACTGCTGATAACTGGGCCGATGCAGCCGAAGCGATTATGACCACGGATGTTGCACCTAAAGCCACCTCTACAAAAATAATGGTGAATGGGGAAGAAATTACCATCACAGGGATGAGTAAAGGCGCGGGTATGATCCACCCGAATATGGCTACCATGCTAAGTTACATGGCAACCGATGCAAATATCAGCCAAGGTTTACTCGATGAAATAACCCAAGAGATTGCCGACAAATCTTTCAACTGTATTTCAGTAGATGGTGATACGTCGACCAACGATTCGTTTATTATTATTGCCACAGGTAAAGGCCAACAACAGCAAATAAGTACGCGTGAAGACAGTGGTTTTACTGCTATTTATGAAACGTTACTTGAAACCGCACAATTCTTAGCGAAAGCAATCGTACGTGATGGTGAAGGGGCAACTAAATTTATTAGCGTTGATGTACAAGGTGCCAAATCACTCGAAGAGGCGAAGGCGCTTGGTTATGCAATTGCCAAAAGCCCACTGGTTAAAACCGCATTTTTTGCCTCAGATCCTAATTTAGGTCGCTTATTAGCTGCCATTGGTTATGCCAACCGAGAATGCAGCAGCTTAGACGATTTAGATACTGAAACCATTAGCTTGTATTTAGGTGATGTAAAGGTTGCTGAAAATGGCGGGTTTGCGAAAGGTTATACGGAAGAAAAAGGCCAAGCGGTGATGAACCAAGCTGAAATAACGGTAACGTTGAAATTAGATCGCGGTGAAGCGAGCACCACCATTTGGACCTGCGACTTTAGTTACGACTACGTGAAAATTAATGCGGAATACCGTACTTAA
- the dndA gene encoding cysteine desulfurase DndA: MPVYLDCNATTQVDQEVADLVFKLMREEYGNAGSRTHAFGASAKKYVEQARTQVAAVTDDDKSTVIFTSGATESNNIALLGLENYAKKQNKKHIITTEIEHKSVLEPIQELQKRGFEVTYLPANADGLIDAVTLKNALRDDTFLVSIMHINNETGSIQPIGEFCSALEGHDAYFHVDAAQSFGKYSEVLKNERIDLISASGHKLYAPKGIGALIQRKRGFIKVPLKPILFGGGQERSLRPGTLAVPLIAGFGLACELAVKNSPNRLENAKNLKVEVLDFLAKYDAEINGQNTSDYVVNFSIPEVNSEAAIVMFKDVVAVSNGSACTSNSYTPSHVLVSMGLNENRINGAIRMSWSHQTEAIPFIQLSEKIEQLL, from the coding sequence ATGCCTGTTTATTTAGATTGCAACGCAACAACTCAAGTTGACCAAGAGGTTGCTGATTTAGTGTTCAAATTAATGCGTGAAGAATATGGCAATGCGGGTAGCAGAACTCATGCATTTGGGGCAAGTGCTAAGAAGTACGTCGAACAGGCAAGAACTCAAGTTGCAGCTGTGACAGATGATGATAAATCTACTGTGATATTTACCAGCGGTGCAACTGAAAGCAATAACATTGCTTTGTTAGGCTTAGAAAACTACGCCAAAAAGCAAAACAAAAAACACATTATTACCACTGAAATTGAGCATAAGTCTGTATTAGAGCCGATCCAAGAGTTACAAAAACGTGGCTTTGAAGTGACTTATCTTCCTGCTAATGCAGATGGATTAATTGATGCTGTTACTTTAAAAAATGCGTTAAGAGATGACACGTTTTTAGTTTCCATTATGCATATCAATAATGAAACTGGCTCTATTCAACCTATCGGTGAATTCTGCTCTGCTTTAGAAGGTCACGATGCCTATTTTCATGTTGATGCAGCGCAGAGCTTTGGTAAGTACAGTGAAGTGTTAAAAAACGAACGAATCGATTTAATTAGTGCGAGTGGTCATAAATTATATGCGCCAAAAGGCATTGGGGCATTAATTCAGCGTAAACGTGGTTTTATTAAAGTACCACTTAAGCCCATTCTATTTGGTGGTGGGCAAGAGCGTAGTTTACGACCTGGAACACTTGCGGTTCCGTTAATTGCTGGTTTTGGTTTAGCCTGTGAACTAGCGGTAAAAAACAGTCCGAACCGCTTGGAAAATGCTAAAAATCTAAAAGTTGAAGTGTTGGATTTCTTAGCAAAATATGATGCAGAAATTAACGGTCAAAACACTTCAGATTATGTTGTTAACTTCTCTATACCTGAAGTTAATTCTGAAGCCGCTATTGTGATGTTTAAAGATGTTGTTGCTGTTTCAAATGGCTCTGCCTGTACTTCTAATAGCTATACACCAAGTCATGTTTTAGTTTCTATGGGGTTAAATGAGAACCGCATCAATGGTGCAATACGAATGTCTTGGAGCCATCAAACAGAAGCGATACCATTCATTCAACTATCTGAAAAAATTGAGCAATTGCTATGA
- a CDS encoding restriction endonuclease, which produces MSKKLTIVEAAVEALHLIGVPASVNQTYAKIMERQLYKFGAKDPIAVLRIQMERHSDASAWCSQAKVKVLTKDDDGKFSPLDMTKKKAKKEDKPTDNLSMVNELANKLKQDTILRIVDHLYALDPDEFESFCRRFLDRYGFDDMEVTKRGRDGGIDVFGTLEVGISQLHVAAQCKRYKKSNKVSRPDIDQFRGAIQGEFQQGIFITTSSFTKEAKDNAFKRGCVPIVLIDGETLAEIMIDRGIGVSVKNIPIYDFEIDLV; this is translated from the coding sequence ATGAGTAAAAAGCTAACTATTGTTGAAGCCGCTGTTGAAGCGTTGCACTTAATTGGTGTGCCTGCTTCTGTTAACCAGACTTATGCCAAGATAATGGAAAGACAACTCTATAAATTTGGTGCGAAAGATCCTATTGCCGTCTTACGTATACAAATGGAGCGCCACAGTGATGCTTCTGCATGGTGCTCTCAGGCTAAAGTTAAAGTATTAACTAAAGACGATGATGGGAAATTTAGCCCTCTAGATATGACTAAAAAGAAAGCAAAAAAAGAGGATAAGCCAACTGACAATTTATCTATGGTGAATGAGTTAGCAAACAAACTAAAGCAAGATACTATTTTAAGAATCGTTGATCATTTGTATGCACTTGATCCTGATGAGTTTGAATCATTCTGTCGTCGTTTTCTAGATCGCTATGGCTTTGATGATATGGAAGTTACCAAACGTGGTCGTGATGGTGGTATCGATGTATTTGGTACTTTAGAAGTGGGTATATCCCAGCTTCATGTTGCTGCACAATGTAAGCGTTACAAGAAAAGTAATAAAGTATCTCGGCCTGATATTGACCAATTTAGAGGGGCGATACAAGGTGAATTTCAGCAGGGCATATTCATAACAACAAGCTCTTTCACCAAAGAAGCAAAAGATAATGCGTTTAAACGTGGCTGTGTGCCAATTGTTTTAATTGATGGTGAAACGCTAGCTGAGATCATGATTGATAGAGGGATTGGCGTTTCGGTTAAAAATATTCCAATCTATGATTTTGAGATTGATTTGGTTTAA
- a CDS encoding PAS domain-containing methyl-accepting chemotaxis protein, whose protein sequence is MTDQRVKYSDKDSLISTTTADSHITSCNEDFCRIAGYEEKELLGKPHNVIRHDDMPKAAFGQLWDYIQSGKSWMGIVKNRCKGSGHYWVSAFVTPIKGKDGKIHEYQSVRTQPSDEQISRAGSLYESLKKGNVSVRRMQWLNSMVIIGAIQLIIVALSISGVAPALLSSVFIMALGGLQMIGIFKIKSRLSSINKMAEKHYDNPLMEKPYTGHCDDISKIELAMMMKRAELRAVTARASETSGELIASASEEFVNSQAIDVELHEQEVAIDAMAESADQMLISINEVVQQAEHSSNFAGNTKNTATEAVSTIEDAVDTVQAVSQQLEESKVALSQLYSDVDGIKSILTLIQGIADQTNLLALNAAIEAARAGEQGRGFAVVADEVRSLSGKTSSSVEEIRLNIEALQLAVNKTGALVEKGIESSKSSIEKSQEGKEAFKTIVNDLANIGSQSAETLAVVTEQEQVTKAMAEHVLRMKEANQSNRKLSGNSLERTENLVDSLESLQRLVAQFSQS, encoded by the coding sequence ATGACAGATCAAAGAGTGAAATATTCAGATAAGGATAGCCTGATATCCACAACTACTGCTGATAGCCATATTACATCGTGCAATGAAGATTTTTGTCGAATTGCGGGTTATGAAGAAAAAGAACTACTTGGCAAACCTCATAACGTTATTCGACATGATGATATGCCTAAAGCTGCATTTGGGCAGTTATGGGATTATATCCAATCGGGCAAAAGCTGGATGGGGATTGTAAAAAACAGATGCAAGGGATCTGGCCATTACTGGGTTTCTGCCTTTGTTACGCCTATTAAAGGAAAAGATGGCAAAATTCATGAATATCAATCTGTCAGAACACAGCCGAGTGATGAACAAATCTCTCGCGCAGGTTCACTTTACGAAAGTTTGAAAAAAGGTAACGTTTCTGTTCGTAGAATGCAGTGGCTAAATTCAATGGTTATTATCGGTGCTATTCAATTAATCATCGTGGCTTTGTCAATATCGGGTGTCGCGCCCGCATTACTGTCGAGTGTATTCATAATGGCGTTGGGTGGCTTACAAATGATAGGAATATTTAAAATTAAAAGTAGGCTTTCTTCGATCAATAAAATGGCTGAAAAGCATTATGATAACCCATTGATGGAAAAGCCTTATACGGGACATTGTGATGACATTTCAAAAATAGAGTTAGCGATGATGATGAAGCGCGCTGAGTTAAGGGCAGTAACAGCTAGGGCAAGTGAAACATCGGGTGAGTTAATTGCTTCAGCAAGCGAAGAGTTTGTTAACAGCCAAGCGATTGATGTTGAATTACATGAGCAGGAAGTTGCAATCGATGCGATGGCGGAGTCTGCGGATCAGATGCTCATCTCTATTAACGAAGTGGTTCAGCAGGCTGAGCATAGTTCTAATTTTGCGGGTAATACCAAAAATACCGCCACGGAGGCGGTATCGACAATTGAAGATGCCGTAGACACCGTACAGGCCGTTAGTCAGCAATTGGAAGAGTCTAAAGTTGCCCTTAGTCAGCTTTATTCTGACGTTGATGGTATAAAATCTATTCTTACTCTAATACAGGGGATTGCAGATCAGACTAATTTATTAGCGCTAAATGCGGCAATCGAAGCCGCTAGAGCTGGGGAACAAGGGAGAGGATTTGCCGTGGTGGCCGATGAAGTTCGGTCATTATCAGGAAAAACTAGCTCATCAGTTGAAGAGATTCGTTTAAACATTGAAGCGCTACAATTAGCCGTCAATAAAACCGGCGCGCTGGTGGAAAAAGGCATTGAGTCCTCTAAATCGAGCATAGAAAAATCCCAAGAAGGCAAAGAAGCTTTTAAGACTATCGTAAATGATTTAGCGAACATTGGATCGCAAAGCGCAGAAACTTTAGCAGTTGTAACAGAGCAGGAGCAAGTCACTAAAGCAATGGCTGAACATGTCTTGCGTATGAAAGAAGCAAATCAATCTAATCGAAAACTTTCAGGTAATTCACTAGAAAGAACTGAAAATTTGGTGGATAGCTTGGAAAGCTTACAGCGGTTAGTTGCGCAATTTAGCCAGTCATAG